DNA sequence from the Streptomyces sp. NBC_01264 genome:
AGCGGCGGAGTGGTCAGCGGTGCGGGCCCGCATCCCGGTTCACGGCCGTGCGGCGCAGGTCGTCGTCGGCGAGGGGTTGCAGGGCGCCGCTGGTGTCCAGGCGGTAAAGCAGGACCAGCGGCGGTCCGACGAGCACGATCGCGATGACCGTGACCAGGAGCAGCCAGCGCAGTGTCGTCGGTGCTCCGGCCGCCTCGTCCACGGTCAGCGAGGTGGGGATGAGATAGGGGCGCTGGGCCAGCCCCCAGGCGATGACGACGAGGGCGACGCTCCCGACCGCGGTGATCCTCGCCCAGCCCGTGGCCGTGCGGTGGAGCAGCACGGCAGTGGCCGCGGCGCAGGCGGCGGCCGCCAGGACGAAGGCCAGGCCGACGCCGCTGGTGAGGCCGTCGTAGACGTAGCGCGCGTCGTCGTGTGTGACGACGAGGCCGACGGCGGTCAGGACGGCGATGCCCCCGAGACTGCACCAGGCCCGCAGCCGGAAGTACTGGACGAGGTCGGGGGCGTCGAAGCGGCGGGCGTCGGCGGTGAGGAACACCGCCCCCAGGAAGGCGGTCGCGGCGACGGTGAGCAGGCCGCAGAGCACGGAGGTCCCGTTGGACCACGCGTCCGCGGACGCCTTCGTCCCCGGAGCGACCCGGCCCGTGGCCAACCCGCCGACGACCGCCCCGAGGAAGAAGGGCACCAGGAGGGAGGAAACGGCGAAGGTCCTGCCGTAGATCCTGCGGTGCGCGAGGCGTGTCATGGGTTTGCGGAGGGCGAAGCCCGCACCGCGTAGGGCGAGCCCCAGGGCCGCGAGCGCCAGGGGTAGCCACATGGCGGTGAAGAGCGTCTGGAACAGGACCGGAAAGCCCGTCCACATGAACACCAGGACGAAGATGAGCCAGACGTTGTTCGTCTCCCAGACGGGCTCCATGGCGTGGTCGATCAGCCACCGGGGCCGCTTGCCCCGTACGGCGCCGCCCGCGAAGAGGTCCCAGAACCCGGCTCCGTAGTCCGTCCCGCCCGCACAGGCGTAGGCGGCGACCGCACCCAGGAGCACCCAGGCCACGACGTCCTGGATCATCGCCCTCCTCCGTCACCGCGTGCGGAGCCGTGATCGTGATCCGGTGCGGCCGCGACGGTCGCCCGGCGGGGCCCGTAGGGGGCGTCGCTTTCCGGAGTGCCGGCGGCCTGGGCAGCGCCCTCTTGTTCGTCCGCGATCCGCCAGCGGGTGCGCATGGTGAGCAGGACGCCCAGGAGGGTGCCGAAGATCAATGCGTAGACGACGATGACGACGGCGAGCATCGTCCACAACGACGCGGCCCGGGTGTCCGTGACGGCTTCGGACACCCGCATGTTCTCGTACACGATCCAGGGCTGGCGCCCCACCTCGGTGGTGATCCAGCCGCATTCCACCGTCACCAGGCAGGCCACCCCTGCCACGGCGGCGCACCGGAAGAACCACGGGGAACTCGGCAGGTCGCGTCGTCGCCACCAGCACCAGCCGTACCAGAGCGCGAGCAGGAGGAGAGCGCTCCCGATCGACACCATGATGTCGAACGCCCAGTGGGCGATGGTGGCCTGGACCGCCGTGGGGCGGTCGCTCGCGGGGACCGACGACAGGCCCGTCACCCGGGTGTCCGGGCTGAAACCGGCGAGGATCGAGTCCAGTTGGGGGAACTTGAGCCCGCCGGAGACCGTTCCGTCCTCGTGCAGGCGTCCGAACAGGATCTCCGGTTGGTGGGTGCCGGTCTTCCAGACCAACTCGGTGGCGGCGAACTTCACCGGCTGCTCCTGGAACACCGAGCGGGCGATGGAGTCCCCGAGCACGAACTGCACGGGGGTGAGGATCGCGGCGACGGTGAACGGAACGGTGAAGCCGAGCCGGTGGTAGTGGTCACGCCGGCCGCGCAGCCAGCCCACCGCGTAGACCCCGGCCACGACGTAGCCCGCCGTGAGGACGACACCCGCCACGAAGTGCCAGTACTCGGGGCCGAAGATCGGCGTGAAGATCGCCTTGCGGACGTCGATGTCCACGGGGTTGCCGCCCGCGTCGAGCGAGAAGCCGCGCGGCGTGTTCATCCAGGAGTTCGCGGCGATGATGCCGAACGCGCCCATCAGTGCCGTCAGCGGCAGGGGCAGAGCCAGCCAGAAGTGCGTCCACGGCTTCAGTCTCCGCCAGCCGTAGAGGTAGATGGCGATGAGGATCGCCTCCAGGAAGAACGCCCACGCCTCGACCCCGAACCCGAGGCCGAAGACATCGCCCCACCGGCCCATGAGGCCCGGCCAGAGCAGGCCGAACTCGAAGGAGAGCACGGTCCCGGTGACGATGCCGATGGCGAACTGCACGGCCATGACCGCCGACCAGCGCCGCGCGAGCAGCAGGGCGACCGGATCGCCCTTGCGCAGCCCGCGGTAGTGCATCAGCAGGGTGATGGCGGGCAGAGCCACGCCGAAGGGAACGAGCAGGATGTGGGAGGCCAGGGTGAAGGCCATGAGCTGGCGGGCGGGGAGCAGCTGCGCAGGGGTGTCCGCCAGGATCGCGATCGCGCTGTTCATGTGAGGCTCGGCAGTTCGTGTCGGACGGCCGGAGGAGGAACAACGGGCGTTCGGCCACGGTCACTGCTGCTGGCTTCCACTAAACCGCTCCCTGGGTGCTGGCGGGGACACGCAATCCGCGCCACCACGACAGCACCACCGGATTGCCACGGCCCGGTGGCACGACTGCCATTGACCCAATGGGGTGTTCTCCCGAACCGAACGGCTCAACTGGGGTGCGGGAGACACGGTCGGCGCCCGGCTGACCGTAGGGCCTCTCAGGCTCCCGGTCCGCTCGGCCTCTCGGTGGCGGCGGAGGCGGAGGCGGAGTCCTCGGCGTAGTAGCGCCCCAGGAGCTCCCGCTCGGCGTCCCGGTGCGGGAACATGAAGAAGATCAGCATCGCACCCAGGCCGATCGCGGCCAGGCCGACGGTGTACGCCCAGTCGTCGCCGTGGAGGAACGACCGGCGTGCTGCCTCGACGATCTGGTCGGTGTACTGGGGGTGCTGCTGGGCGACCTGCCCGGCGGAGGCGAACGACTTCGTCAGCTCGCTCTGGACCTGGTCCGACACGTCCTTGCTCTCTCGGGAGGTGGCGATCGCCGCGCTGAAGGCCGAGGCGTAGCCGGCGGTGAGGAGCAGCCCCATGATGGACTGCATGACGGCCCCGCCGAGGTCCCGTTGCAGGTCGGCGGTGCCGGAGGCCATGCCGGCCCGCCGCACGGGCACCGATCCGGTCAGCGAGTGGGATGCGGGCGTCCCGGCGAGGCCGGCGCCGATCCCGGTGAGCACGTAGGCGAGGCCGATGTGCCAGTAGCGGCTGTGCTCGCCCCAGAACAGCAGCATCCAGCCGAAGGCGAGGAAGAGGAACGCGTAGCCGATCAGCAGGGTCGTGCGGGCGCCGCGCGTCTCGACCAGCTTCGCGGACCGTGGCGCCACGAGCACCATCATCACGACGAGGGGGAGGATGGCGGCGCCGGCTTCGACGGGGTTGTACCCGAGCACGTTCTGCAGGTACTGCTGGCTGATGAACGCCGATCCCATCATGGAGCCGTACACGATGATTCCCGCGCATGCGGCGACCCAGAACGTGCGCCGTCCGGCGATGTGGAGGTCGTACAACGGGTTGGGGGCCCGGCGCTGACGCCTGAAGAACGCCGCTCCGGCGGCCAGGGCGATCACGGCGAGGCCGACGACCAGGGCTCCCTGGTGGGGGACTGCGGCGAAATTGATCGCCAGTACCAGTCCCGCGATCAGGAGGACGGACAGGATGCCGCCGAGGTTGTCCACTGGTTCG
Encoded proteins:
- a CDS encoding cytochrome d ubiquinol oxidase subunit II, with amino-acid sequence MIQDVVAWVLLGAVAAYACAGGTDYGAGFWDLFAGGAVRGKRPRWLIDHAMEPVWETNNVWLIFVLVFMWTGFPVLFQTLFTAMWLPLALAALGLALRGAGFALRKPMTRLAHRRIYGRTFAVSSLLVPFFLGAVVGGLATGRVAPGTKASADAWSNGTSVLCGLLTVAATAFLGAVFLTADARRFDAPDLVQYFRLRAWCSLGGIAVLTAVGLVVTHDDARYVYDGLTSGVGLAFVLAAAACAAATAVLLHRTATGWARITAVGSVALVVIAWGLAQRPYLIPTSLTVDEAAGAPTTLRWLLLVTVIAIVLVGPPLVLLYRLDTSGALQPLADDDLRRTAVNRDAGPHR
- a CDS encoding cytochrome ubiquinol oxidase subunit I gives rise to the protein MNSAIAILADTPAQLLPARQLMAFTLASHILLVPFGVALPAITLLMHYRGLRKGDPVALLLARRWSAVMAVQFAIGIVTGTVLSFEFGLLWPGLMGRWGDVFGLGFGVEAWAFFLEAILIAIYLYGWRRLKPWTHFWLALPLPLTALMGAFGIIAANSWMNTPRGFSLDAGGNPVDIDVRKAIFTPIFGPEYWHFVAGVVLTAGYVVAGVYAVGWLRGRRDHYHRLGFTVPFTVAAILTPVQFVLGDSIARSVFQEQPVKFAATELVWKTGTHQPEILFGRLHEDGTVSGGLKFPQLDSILAGFSPDTRVTGLSSVPASDRPTAVQATIAHWAFDIMVSIGSALLLLALWYGWCWWRRRDLPSSPWFFRCAAVAGVACLVTVECGWITTEVGRQPWIVYENMRVSEAVTDTRAASLWTMLAVVIVVYALIFGTLLGVLLTMRTRWRIADEQEGAAQAAGTPESDAPYGPRRATVAAAPDHDHGSARGDGGGR
- a CDS encoding MFS transporter — its product is MSKSGAPRIDVPSEAPARASLVLASLIIVAAVANLNLSVANVALPAIGKAFDSSQSSLNLVAVGYSLGLAASVLYLGAVGDRHGRKLLLLLGTALSVPACLLAASAPNDTVLVMARILGGLSAGMAYPTTLALITALWAGPGRTKPIALWSALGGGISMLGPVIAGALLERFYWGSVFLITLPLAVVALVMALLFVPAHVNESAEPVDNLGGILSVLLIAGLVLAINFAAVPHQGALVVGLAVIALAAGAAFFRRQRRAPNPLYDLHIAGRRTFWVAACAGIIVYGSMMGSAFISQQYLQNVLGYNPVEAGAAILPLVVMMVLVAPRSAKLVETRGARTTLLIGYAFLFLAFGWMLLFWGEHSRYWHIGLAYVLTGIGAGLAGTPASHSLTGSVPVRRAGMASGTADLQRDLGGAVMQSIMGLLLTAGYASAFSAAIATSRESKDVSDQVQSELTKSFASAGQVAQQHPQYTDQIVEAARRSFLHGDDWAYTVGLAAIGLGAMLIFFMFPHRDAERELLGRYYAEDSASASAATERPSGPGA